The Halogranum gelatinilyticum genome includes a window with the following:
- a CDS encoding DUF5518 domain-containing protein: protein MSERSSLLNAAIGGVVTIVTAFLPFSPIIGGATAGYLERTDGVRVGALSGAIAAVPLVLVVLAAGFLFAFVPDPTAAGGLFLFVLVAVVLAVLYTVGLGALGGLVGVYLAEEFA, encoded by the coding sequence ATGTCCGAACGCAGTTCCCTGCTCAACGCCGCCATCGGCGGCGTCGTCACCATCGTCACCGCCTTCCTCCCGTTTTCGCCCATCATCGGGGGCGCGACGGCTGGCTATCTCGAACGTACCGACGGCGTCCGCGTCGGCGCGCTGTCGGGTGCCATCGCGGCGGTCCCGCTCGTGCTCGTCGTCCTCGCTGCGGGCTTCCTGTTCGCGTTCGTTCCCGACCCGACGGCTGCGGGTGGGCTGTTCCTGTTCGTGCTCGTCGCCGTCGTGTTAGCGGTACTCTACACCGTCGGTCTCGGCGCGCTCGGGGGTCTCGTCGGCGTCTACCTCGCCGAGGAGTTCGCGTAG